The Triticum dicoccoides isolate Atlit2015 ecotype Zavitan chromosome 6A, WEW_v2.0, whole genome shotgun sequence genome has a window encoding:
- the LOC119315077 gene encoding calnexin homolog, whose translation MMGGRAVLLLVISALFAQIGASDPLFHESFNESFDGSWIVSGKEEYKGVWKHAKSDGHEDYGLLVSEPARKYAIIKELDHPVILKDETVVLQFEVRLQNGLECGGAYIKYIRPQATGWNAKDFDNDTPYTIMFGPDKCGSTNKVHFILKHKNPKTGKYVEHHLKSPPSVPYDKLSHVYTAILKPDNEVRILVDGVEKSKANFLSADDFEPALIPSKTIPDPDDKKPEDWDERAKIPDPVAVKPDDWDEDAPMEIVDEEATKPEGWLDDEPEEIDDPEAAKPEDWDDEEDGEWEAPKMDNPKCEVAPGCGEWKKPMKDNPAYKGKWHAPLIDNPNYKGIWKPQEIPNPEYFELDKPDFDPIAAIGIEIWTMQDGILFDNILIADNEKVATSVREKTWKPKFDAEKEKQKAEEAAAGASEGLSEIQKKIFDILYKVADIPFLEPYKTKIIDVIEKGETQPNITISILASVIVVIVTVLFRALFGGKKPVAPVKPAAETKKPSAVVPDAAAGSSGDKEDDKDAPRRRSRRDA comes from the exons ATGATGGGAGGGCGCGCGGTGCTCCTGCTGGTTATCTCGGCGCTGTTCGCGCAGATCGGCGCGTCGGATCCG CTATTCCACGAGTCCTTCAACGAGAGCTTCGACGGGAGCTGGATCGTGTCCGGCAAGGAGGAGTATAAAG GTGTATGGAAGCACGCAAAGAGTGATGGCCATGAAGACTATGGTCTCCTTGTTAGTGAGCCTGCCAGGAAATATGCCATAATCAAAGAACTTGATCACCCGGTTATTTTGAAGGATGAGACAGTTGTCCTGCAGTTTGAAGTGAGGCTTCAGAATGGCCTTGAGTGTGGAGGTGCTTATATCAAGTACATCCGTCCTCAGGCTACCGGATGGAACGCCAAGGACTTTGATAATGATACTCCGTACACAATTATGTTTGGTCCTGACAAGTGTGGTTCAACAAACAAGGTTCACTTCATCCTGAAGCACAAGAACCCTAAGACTGGCAAATACGTTGAACATCACCTCAAGTCCCCACCCTCTGTCCCATATGACAAGCTCTCTCATGTCTACACGGCTATCTTGAAGCCGGATAACGAGGTCAGAATTTTGGTGGATGGGGTGGAGAAGAGCAAAGCAAACTTCCTGTCTGCtgatgattttgagccggcacttatTCCATCAAAGACTATTCCTGACCCTGACGACAAGAAGCCAGAGGACTGGGACGAGAGAGCTAAGATCCCTGATCCAGTTGCGGTGAAGCCCGATGACTGGGATGAGGATGCCCCAATGGAAATTGTGGATGAGGAGGCCACCAAGCCAGAAGGATGGTTGGATGATGAGCCTGAGGAAATTGATGATCCAGAGGCTGCTAAGCCTGAGGACTGGGATGATGAGGAGGATGGCGAATGGGAGGCACCCAAGATGGACAACCCCAAGTGCGAAGTGGCACCTGGATGTGGTGAATGGAAGAAGCCGATGAAGGATAACCCTGCCTACAAGGGCAAGTGGCATGCCCCCCTGATTGACAACCCCAACTACAAGGGAATCTGGAAGCCCCAAGAAATCCCCAACCCAGAGTACTTTGAGCTTGACAAGCCTGACTTTGACCCAATTGCCGCTATTGGAATTGAGATCTGGACAATGCAGGATGGCATCCTATTTGACAACATTCTTATTGCCGATAATGAGAAGGTAGCCACCTCTGTCCGGGAGAAGACATGGAAGCCCAAGTTTGATGCCGAGAAGGAAAAACAGAAGGCTGAGGAGGCTGCAGCAGGTGCATCAGAGGGCCTTTCTGAAATCCAG AAGAAGATCTTCGACATTTTGTACAAAGTTGCAGACATCCCGTTCTTGGAACCATACAAGACCAAGATCATT GATGTGATTGAGAAGGGAGAGACACAGCCAAACATTACAATTTCGATTTTGGCCTCGGTTATCGTCGTCATTGTGACTGTACTCTTCAGAGCCCTGTTTGGTGGCAAGAAGCCAGTG GCACCTGTGAAGCCTGCTGCTGAGACCAAGAAGCCCAGTGCCGTCGTACCTGATGCCGCCGCTGGAAGCAGCGGCGACAaggaggatgacaaggatgcaccgCGCCGAAGGTCGCGAAGAGACGCATAA
- the LOC119319173 gene encoding uncharacterized protein LOC119319173, translated as MEKSSKSSSYWEDEYAQEQQHNSVREEQQQHSEEQQVHANAEEQQQYVGAEEQHQYVGAEGHMEEPEPWKFSNMYYQPRRTSKLTVSRGKSSVVEEEVNSGSDLSDSDYAIPPSESNSSASDDEVLEMRKYAKELKEKVRKNMLREDEGKTCNVSDDFIVPENSWLDDSDGEGTPYFESDDDMSYDEGSA; from the coding sequence ATGGAGAAGAGCAGCAAGAGCAGCAGTTACTGGGAGGATGAGTATGCACAAGAGCAGCAGCACAATTCAGTTAGAGAAGAGCAGCAACAACATTCAGAGGAGCAGCAGGTTCATGCAAATGCAGAGGAGCAGCAACAATATGTAGGTGCAGAGGAGCAGCACCAATATGTAGGTGCAGAGGGGCACATGGAAGAACCAGAACCTTGGAAATTTTCCAACATGTATTACCAGCCTAGAAGGACATCTAAATTAACAGTTAGTAGAGGAAAATCAAGTGTAGTTGAGGAGGAAGTAAATAGTGGCAGTGATTTATCTGATAGTGACTATGCTATCCCCCCTTCAGAAAGCAACAGCTCAGCATCTGATGATGAGGTCTTGGAGATGAGAAAATATGCAAAAGAATTGAAGGAGAAAGTGAGAAAGAACATGTTGAGAGAAGATGAGGGCAAAACATGCAATGTGTCTGATGATTTTATTGTGCCTGAAAACTCTTGGCTAGATGATTCAGATGGAGAAGGTACACCATACTTTGAAAGTGATGAcgatatgtcatatgatgaaggcAGTGCCTGA